The Lepeophtheirus salmonis chromosome 3, UVic_Lsal_1.4, whole genome shotgun sequence genomic interval ttttacatatatgGTGATTTTCTAAGCCTATTATATTCTTACATTTTAATCAACGAATAATaccttaaaattattacttattttacgagcttagttataattatttttttgggtggtTTGAGGAAATTAAAtgagtttgttttcttttaaaaagtttgatgaCTAGTAGAAAGATAGATTCATTTTACATTTAGTTATTGGCTTTTGTAGTGTTGAGTGTAGGAGGAATGAGTTCCAAATGGAATGGGCTCATCGAAGTAAACTCTTGACATTTCTTCCATATTTCTTGGATTAATAAATACGAGATAACTTCCACGTTGATCCTTAGGGTTAGACACGCAAGAAAAGAGAACTCCATCATCTTCAGACATTCCATTTGGATTAGGAATAAAAACGATTTCATGGGGATAGCAGTGATCATTTCCAGTTTTCCAGGAAATTGTATCCCCTGAGtcgatattaatttttgtaatggaGTTTCCATAGGAACTTTCACTACCTGTGGACATTCTATCTACAAAATAggtgaatttatattttctaaagttaaaTCTGGGATTAATTATGGGGTATTCGAATCCACGGCCACGAATTGGGTATTGTGGACAGATTGTCATGGTGCTTCCATTACGATATACTGCAGTTTCATGCGATTGCATACAATCCATTTCAATTCCACCTTGATGACCTTGAATGGGGAGGGAAAATCTTAGTATTTGAGTATCAGAGCTTCCTCCACAACATCCAAATcgtgatttaaatttattcatcctCAGTGATTCAAAGACATTAGAGCCATCATAGCTCAtgatatctataataatatgattactATATTCGTAGCAATTGATAAAGTTGAAAAAGTAGTAGGGCTTATCCGTTGCATAAGTGATGTCAAGTCTTCTTCCAGTTCTCTTGTCCAcaatgtaaaaatgatttttttctccagcCATGACATCCAAGCAGTCTCTATAGTATGTGTCTTGAGATGAAGAATTTCTCATCTTGTTCACATCAAAAGCCCAAGGTTGTTCGCagaaaattaagtaattatcgGTCATACCATAAGTGTGGAAATAACCGATATGATTAGGAAATCGGCATGGGATTGATGCAATGATACTTACATCCTGGGATAAAGTATTTCCTTGGtgcttcataaaataatatttatttccagaCATGAATGAAGCACCTAAGTTGTAAGTTTCACCATTATGATCCCTCAGAGGATAACCAGAATGGATATTAATAAATCTAGACATATCAATCTTGTCTCCAAATCCAAGAGATTTTTCATAATAAGGATCATTCATGTTTCTAAAATGGTAACAATTACAGTCATCCAATGTGAAGGGTTTCCCGAACGGTCTCagtattgaatgattaaaaccATCATCTCTTCTCAATTCATACTGGCGTGATGATGATGGCTGACATGAATCCCCATAGCTTCTGTTCTCGTTACTACTCATGGATGGTCCAAAACCATGGGAATCACTAGGATATCTCTTTGTAAACGTAACATAGTTACCTCCATCATGTATCCTAAAAGAATTCATAAAGGATCGCTCCTGACTCCATTGATTATGGTAACCATGACTTGAGGGACTATTGAGAATCATAAATTCTTGAAGCCATCCAGGAAGGTTTTGTCCAGTTAAACGTCCTCTAATTTCAGAGAAGGAAGAAGAGGGCGAGTTGTATCGGTTTGCTTGGAAAGCCATATCAAGAATAATGTTCACGGAATCTATTTGACGAATAAAGAAATGACGATAAATTCAAATTCTACAGTTctttatatactatatagatTATGACTGATTTTctagatatttatttgattagttTGCTCCAATTGAAACAATTTTCTTATTGGGTCTAATGAACCTTAAAAAGGGCTTCATTTTGTCCTAATAGGAAAAGTATGAATTTGTAtgaatattaatgtttattctGTGGATATAAAACAGCaagtactataaaaatatacttcattaGTTAAATGCGTCTCTCCAAAGTAAATGATGGCAAATATTGATATTTCGTTGTCAACTGTGAATATTTCGGCTTCTCTTCCCCTAATCGGGGTTTTGAATGttgaattagcttttgttaagctgtgaatgcatatcaatatttatggaataataatttcataggtGAGAAGAATTGTCAATCTAC includes:
- the LOC121114104 gene encoding beta,beta-carotene 15,15'-dioxygenase; protein product: MAFQANRYNSPSSSFSEIRGRLTGQNLPGWLQEFMILNSPSSHGYHNQWSQERSFMNSFRIHDGGNYVTFTKRYPSDSHGFGPSMSSNENRSYGDSCQPSSSRQYELRRDDGFNHSILRPFGKPFTLDDCNCYHFRNMNDPYYEKSLGFGDKIDMSRFINIHSGYPLRDHNGETYNLGASFMSGNKYYFMKHQGNTLSQDVSIIASIPCRFPNHIGYFHTYGMTDNYLIFCEQPWAFDVNKMRNSSSQDTYYRDCLDVMAGEKNHFYIVDKRTGRRLDITYATDKPYYFFNFINCYEYSNHIIIDIMSYDGSNVFESLRMNKFKSRFGCCGGSSDTQILRFSLPIQGHQGGIEMDCMQSHETAVYRNGSTMTICPQYPIRGRGFEYPIINPRFNFRKYKFTYFVDRMSTGSESSYGNSITKINIDSGDTISWKTGNDHCYPHEIVFIPNPNGMSEDDGVLFSCVSNPKDQRGSYLVFINPRNMEEMSRVYFDEPIPFGTHSSYTQHYKSQ